The Danio rerio strain Tuebingen ecotype United States chromosome 1, GRCz12tu, whole genome shotgun sequence genome includes a region encoding these proteins:
- the cc2d1a gene encoding coiled-coil and C2 domain-containing protein 1A isoform X1, translated as MSRSRNPPQKGQGAARAKQMGLLLDLAPDSGLDDSGGNEAELEAELMALMGGGGGGRGGAGGKKPGGKAPVAMEDIERMAALCMKDLDEDGDEDGDLENDADLLAELNEVLEDDEEEVVRKPPPSPVPPQRSNVAPQPVSQNASGSLESRLQERLDMYQTAINNAKAAGESSKVRRYDRGLKTLQSMLASVKKGKPINEEEIPPPVATGGKSTPATPAEPIREQEAPALPQTANEKPLQDSRPAAPPKPQLLQPPAQRVTALTPETPAISPLTPAQPNAQHSELKASVLSRQREYKLAAIKAKQSGNTEQAKQLYHVSKTLDSVVEAVDRGEMVDLRSLPPPPGDVEVPQSNPPQQISKPAAAPAPPAAPANTALSAPRSVAEALQQRMDKYKEAAEAAKSKGDERKARMHQRIIKQYQDAIKAQKAGRPVNLADLPVPPGCPPLQGAESGDQNLMGVLENAVKLANQDADAEEEEPQKVNIMAHTSCILQPSAQPAVQKSRAPAPPKASSTAGTPTGSTNTPKMGGKAQQQLDFLTMRRQQFIKAALRSKEMKDMQGAAQHLRNAKGLDPMITAAKGGLPVDITKVPAAPVSDEDYRLSQSRSSAVSPRSAEQYRQLMEQLKQQHEKCLAYSQQFTHMGNIAETARFEKLAEECMNSIDILKKAHAKGRSVPKYHTEERTFNTVKIFPNLTANEMMLYIVKGINLPPPPGGSANDLDASVRFEFPFPSAEEAQKDKTSTVKNTNSPEFKEQFKLNIKRDHRGFRRVVQAKGIKLEVVHKGGLFKNDKVVGSAQLKLEALENQCEIREIVDVLDGRKATGGKLEVRVKIREPLAGSQLQSVTEKWLVLDPLTPSPEKHREQQKDREPEKGREKERAPSPRSKPRNDHDRNHKTSSSPPQYKLHSFSLLHHDKERLEWKINEYKKNRRDPSEVIKQHMDVCQRLQWQKSYLEKHPAALTEYENVLRKFVHGLSDSVKTFSNQGNREAAKDALGRLKMVENELESVRKKRAVRD; from the exons ATGAGTCGAAGCAGGAACCCTCCGCAGAAGGGCCAAGGGGCCGCCAGGGCCAAACAG ATGGGTTTGCTGCTGGATTTGGCTCCTGACAGCGGATTGGACGATTCTGGAGGAAATGAGGCGGAGCTGGAGGCAGAGCTTATGGCATTGATGGGTGGAGGAGGTGGAGGTAGAGGCGGAGCCGGGGGCAAGAAACCTGGAGGAAAAG CCCCAGTGGCGATGGAGGACATTGAGCGAATGGCAGCTCTCTGTATGAAAGATCTGGACGAGGACGGAGACGAGGATGGAGATTTGGAGAACGATGCTGATCTCCTG GCGGAGTTAAATGAAGTGTTGGAAGATGATGAGGAGGAAGTGGTCAGAAAACCTCCTCCGTCCCCAGTGCCTCCTCAACGCTCAAACGTAGCGCCACAGCCTGTATCCCAGAATGCATCAGGCAGTCTGGAGTCTCGCCTGCAGGAGCGATTGGATATGTACCAGACGGCCATAAACAACGCCAAAGCTGCCGGAGAAAGCAGTAAGGTGCGGCGATACGACCGAGGACTGAAG actctTCAGTCTATGCTGGCCTCAGTTAAAAAGGGCAAGCCAATCAATGAAGAGGAGATTCCTCCTCCTGTGGCTACCGGTGGAAAATCCACCCCTGCTACTCCAGCCGAGCCAATCAGAGAGCAGGAAGCACCTGCTCTACCGCAGACAGCCAATGAGAAGCCATTGCAGGACAGCAGACCCGCAGCTCCACCTAAACCTCagcttctccagcctccagcacaGAGAGTCACGGCTCTGACTCCAGAAACGCCAGCCATATCACCACTCACACCCGCACAGCCCAACGCACAGCACTCTG AGCTAAAGGCCAGTGTGTTGAGCAGACAGAGAGAGTACAAGCTGGCAGCCATAAAGGCCAAACAGAGCGGAAACACTGAACAAGCCAAACAACTCTACCACGTGTCCAAG ACGTTAGACTCAGTGGTGGAGGCTGTGGACCGAGGGGAGATGGTGGACCTGCGCTCGCTGCCGCCTCCTCCTG GAGATGTTGAAGTGCCGCAATCAAACCCCCCACAGCAGATTTCCAAACCAGCCGCCGCTCCTGCTCCTCCTGCTGCTCCAGCAAACACAG ctctcTCTGCTCCCCGGAGCGTGGCCGAGGCCTTACAGCAGCGCATGGACAAATATAAAGAAGCTGCAGAAGCCGCCAAGAGCAAAGGAGACGAGCGCAAGGCACGCATGCACCAGCGCATCATCAAG CAATATCAGGATGCCATTAAAGCTCAAAAAGCAGGACGTCCTGTTAATCTGGCAGATCTTCCTGTGCCACCAG gTTGTCCTCCGCTGCAGGGGGCTGAAAGTGGCGATCAGAACCTTATGGGTGTCCTAGAGAACGCTGTCAAACTGGCCAATCAGGATGCAGAtgcagaggaggaggagccacAGAAGGTAAACATCATGGCTCATACAAGCTGCATTTTACAG CCTTCAGCTCAACCTGCTGTTCAGAAATCCAGAGCTCCAGCTCCTCCGAAAGCCTCGTCCACCGCGGGAACGCCGACtggatccacaaacactcctaaaATGGGAGGAAAAG CTCAGCAGCAGCTGGATTTCCTGACGATGCGCAGGCAGCAGTTTATAAAGGCGGCTCTGCGCTCAAAGGAGATGAAGGACATGCAAGGAGCCGCTCAGCACCTGAGGAATGCTAAAGGCCTGGACCCCATGATCACTGCTGCCAAAGGAGGACTTCCTGTTGACATCACTAAG gtaccTGCGGCTCCGGTCAGTGATGAGGACTACAGGTTGTCTCAGTCGCGATCGTCTGCCGTTTCTCCGCGTTCGGCTGAACAGTACAGACAGCTGATGGAGCAGCTCAAGCAGCAGCACGAG AAATGTCTGGCCTACTCGCAGCAGTTCACTCACATGGGGAACATAGCAGAGACTGCCAG gtttgaGAAGCTGGCTGAAGAGTGCATGAATAGTATTGACATCTTAAAGAAAGCCCACGCTAAAGGACGATCAGTGCCTAAATATCACACAGAGGAGAGAACATTCAACACTGTCAA GATCTTTCCTAACCTCACAGCCAATGAAATGATGCTGTACATCGTGAAGGGTATCAACCTGCCGCCCCCTCCag GAGGTTCAGCCAATGATCTGGATGCAAGTGTGCGCTTTGAGTTTCCCTTTCCCAGTGCG gaAGAAGCTCAGAAAGACAAAACAAGCACTGTGAAAAACACCAACAGTccag agtttaAGGAGCAGTTCAAGCTGAACATCAAGCGAGATCACAGAGGCTTCAGGAGAGTGGTTCAGGCCAAAGGCATCAAGCTGGAGGTGGTGCACAAAGG TGGCCTCTTCAAGAATGATAAAGTGGTAGGAAGTGCTCAGCTGAAGCTGGAAGCCCTGGAGAACCAGTGTGAGATCAGGGAGATTGTAGAT GTTCTGGACGGGCGAAAGGCGACGGGAGGAAAGCTGGAGGTGCGGGTGAAGATCCGAGAGCCACTGGCGGGATCTCAGCTGCAGTCTGTGACAGAGAAGTGGCTGGTGCTCGACCCTCTCACACCCTCACCAGAGAAACACAGAGAGCAGCAGAAGGACAGAGAGCCAGAGAAAGGCAGAGAAAAGGAACGG GCTCCATCTCCGAGATCCAAACCCAGAAACGATCACGACAGAAACCATAAAACAAG CTCATCTCCTCCACAGTATAAACTGCACAGCTTCAGTCTGCTGCACCATGATAAAGAGAGGCTGGAGTGGAAG ATCAACGAATATAAGAAGAACCGACGAGACCCTTCAGAGGTGATCAAGCAGCACATGGACGTCTGTCAGCGACTGCAGTGGCAGAAATCATACCTGGAGAAACACCCGGCTGCACTGACAG AATATGAAAATGTGCTGCGGAAGTTCGTTCACGGTCTCTCGGATTCAGTGAAAACATTTTCCAATCAAGGCAACAGG
- the cc2d1a gene encoding coiled-coil and C2 domain-containing protein 1A isoform X2 produces MSRSRNPPQKGQGAARAKQMGLLLDLAPDSGLDDSGGNEAELEAELMALMGGGGGGRGGAGGKKPGGKAPVAMEDIERMAALCMKDLDEDGDEDGDLENDADLLAELNEVLEDDEEEVVRKPPPSPVPPQRSNVAPQPVSQNASGSLESRLQERLDMYQTAINNAKAAGESSKVRRYDRGLKTLQSMLASVKKGKPINEEEIPPPVATGGKSTPATPAEPIREQEAPALPQTANEKPLQDSRPAAPPKPQLLQPPAQRVTALTPETPAISPLTPAQPNAQHSELKASVLSRQREYKLAAIKAKQSGNTEQAKQLYHVSKTLDSVVEAVDRGEMVDLRSLPPPPGDVEVPQSNPPQQISKPAAAPAPPAAPANTALSAPRSVAEALQQRMDKYKEAAEAAKSKGDERKARMHQRIIKQYQDAIKAQKAGRPVNLADLPVPPGCPPLQGAESGDQNLMGVLENAVKLANQDADAEEEEPQKPSAQPAVQKSRAPAPPKASSTAGTPTGSTNTPKMGGKAQQQLDFLTMRRQQFIKAALRSKEMKDMQGAAQHLRNAKGLDPMITAAKGGLPVDITKVPAAPVSDEDYRLSQSRSSAVSPRSAEQYRQLMEQLKQQHEKCLAYSQQFTHMGNIAETARFEKLAEECMNSIDILKKAHAKGRSVPKYHTEERTFNTVKIFPNLTANEMMLYIVKGINLPPPPGGSANDLDASVRFEFPFPSAEEAQKDKTSTVKNTNSPEFKEQFKLNIKRDHRGFRRVVQAKGIKLEVVHKGGLFKNDKVVGSAQLKLEALENQCEIREIVDVLDGRKATGGKLEVRVKIREPLAGSQLQSVTEKWLVLDPLTPSPEKHREQQKDREPEKGREKERAPSPRSKPRNDHDRNHKTSSSPPQYKLHSFSLLHHDKERLEWKINEYKKNRRDPSEVIKQHMDVCQRLQWQKSYLEKHPAALTEYENVLRKFVHGLSDSVKTFSNQGNREAAKDALGRLKMVENELESVRKKRAVRD; encoded by the exons ATGAGTCGAAGCAGGAACCCTCCGCAGAAGGGCCAAGGGGCCGCCAGGGCCAAACAG ATGGGTTTGCTGCTGGATTTGGCTCCTGACAGCGGATTGGACGATTCTGGAGGAAATGAGGCGGAGCTGGAGGCAGAGCTTATGGCATTGATGGGTGGAGGAGGTGGAGGTAGAGGCGGAGCCGGGGGCAAGAAACCTGGAGGAAAAG CCCCAGTGGCGATGGAGGACATTGAGCGAATGGCAGCTCTCTGTATGAAAGATCTGGACGAGGACGGAGACGAGGATGGAGATTTGGAGAACGATGCTGATCTCCTG GCGGAGTTAAATGAAGTGTTGGAAGATGATGAGGAGGAAGTGGTCAGAAAACCTCCTCCGTCCCCAGTGCCTCCTCAACGCTCAAACGTAGCGCCACAGCCTGTATCCCAGAATGCATCAGGCAGTCTGGAGTCTCGCCTGCAGGAGCGATTGGATATGTACCAGACGGCCATAAACAACGCCAAAGCTGCCGGAGAAAGCAGTAAGGTGCGGCGATACGACCGAGGACTGAAG actctTCAGTCTATGCTGGCCTCAGTTAAAAAGGGCAAGCCAATCAATGAAGAGGAGATTCCTCCTCCTGTGGCTACCGGTGGAAAATCCACCCCTGCTACTCCAGCCGAGCCAATCAGAGAGCAGGAAGCACCTGCTCTACCGCAGACAGCCAATGAGAAGCCATTGCAGGACAGCAGACCCGCAGCTCCACCTAAACCTCagcttctccagcctccagcacaGAGAGTCACGGCTCTGACTCCAGAAACGCCAGCCATATCACCACTCACACCCGCACAGCCCAACGCACAGCACTCTG AGCTAAAGGCCAGTGTGTTGAGCAGACAGAGAGAGTACAAGCTGGCAGCCATAAAGGCCAAACAGAGCGGAAACACTGAACAAGCCAAACAACTCTACCACGTGTCCAAG ACGTTAGACTCAGTGGTGGAGGCTGTGGACCGAGGGGAGATGGTGGACCTGCGCTCGCTGCCGCCTCCTCCTG GAGATGTTGAAGTGCCGCAATCAAACCCCCCACAGCAGATTTCCAAACCAGCCGCCGCTCCTGCTCCTCCTGCTGCTCCAGCAAACACAG ctctcTCTGCTCCCCGGAGCGTGGCCGAGGCCTTACAGCAGCGCATGGACAAATATAAAGAAGCTGCAGAAGCCGCCAAGAGCAAAGGAGACGAGCGCAAGGCACGCATGCACCAGCGCATCATCAAG CAATATCAGGATGCCATTAAAGCTCAAAAAGCAGGACGTCCTGTTAATCTGGCAGATCTTCCTGTGCCACCAG gTTGTCCTCCGCTGCAGGGGGCTGAAAGTGGCGATCAGAACCTTATGGGTGTCCTAGAGAACGCTGTCAAACTGGCCAATCAGGATGCAGAtgcagaggaggaggagccacAGAAG CCTTCAGCTCAACCTGCTGTTCAGAAATCCAGAGCTCCAGCTCCTCCGAAAGCCTCGTCCACCGCGGGAACGCCGACtggatccacaaacactcctaaaATGGGAGGAAAAG CTCAGCAGCAGCTGGATTTCCTGACGATGCGCAGGCAGCAGTTTATAAAGGCGGCTCTGCGCTCAAAGGAGATGAAGGACATGCAAGGAGCCGCTCAGCACCTGAGGAATGCTAAAGGCCTGGACCCCATGATCACTGCTGCCAAAGGAGGACTTCCTGTTGACATCACTAAG gtaccTGCGGCTCCGGTCAGTGATGAGGACTACAGGTTGTCTCAGTCGCGATCGTCTGCCGTTTCTCCGCGTTCGGCTGAACAGTACAGACAGCTGATGGAGCAGCTCAAGCAGCAGCACGAG AAATGTCTGGCCTACTCGCAGCAGTTCACTCACATGGGGAACATAGCAGAGACTGCCAG gtttgaGAAGCTGGCTGAAGAGTGCATGAATAGTATTGACATCTTAAAGAAAGCCCACGCTAAAGGACGATCAGTGCCTAAATATCACACAGAGGAGAGAACATTCAACACTGTCAA GATCTTTCCTAACCTCACAGCCAATGAAATGATGCTGTACATCGTGAAGGGTATCAACCTGCCGCCCCCTCCag GAGGTTCAGCCAATGATCTGGATGCAAGTGTGCGCTTTGAGTTTCCCTTTCCCAGTGCG gaAGAAGCTCAGAAAGACAAAACAAGCACTGTGAAAAACACCAACAGTccag agtttaAGGAGCAGTTCAAGCTGAACATCAAGCGAGATCACAGAGGCTTCAGGAGAGTGGTTCAGGCCAAAGGCATCAAGCTGGAGGTGGTGCACAAAGG TGGCCTCTTCAAGAATGATAAAGTGGTAGGAAGTGCTCAGCTGAAGCTGGAAGCCCTGGAGAACCAGTGTGAGATCAGGGAGATTGTAGAT GTTCTGGACGGGCGAAAGGCGACGGGAGGAAAGCTGGAGGTGCGGGTGAAGATCCGAGAGCCACTGGCGGGATCTCAGCTGCAGTCTGTGACAGAGAAGTGGCTGGTGCTCGACCCTCTCACACCCTCACCAGAGAAACACAGAGAGCAGCAGAAGGACAGAGAGCCAGAGAAAGGCAGAGAAAAGGAACGG GCTCCATCTCCGAGATCCAAACCCAGAAACGATCACGACAGAAACCATAAAACAAG CTCATCTCCTCCACAGTATAAACTGCACAGCTTCAGTCTGCTGCACCATGATAAAGAGAGGCTGGAGTGGAAG ATCAACGAATATAAGAAGAACCGACGAGACCCTTCAGAGGTGATCAAGCAGCACATGGACGTCTGTCAGCGACTGCAGTGGCAGAAATCATACCTGGAGAAACACCCGGCTGCACTGACAG AATATGAAAATGTGCTGCGGAAGTTCGTTCACGGTCTCTCGGATTCAGTGAAAACATTTTCCAATCAAGGCAACAGG
- the LOC141375103 gene encoding uncharacterized protein yields the protein MPKRKSKTTVLKAPKRTQTRAKQQKSAEETNLQSVEENQTSKSENNSHNASCSYKLDEPQVEHSALQVIQTTEFPNDPGCSLEIKTSRDDNDDDGNNTNPPEVSHENEQTAVITMQTPDPENSAKYILSKPINVQTANVDQCNTELDDDESENTNNSNHESQKIPDFHSELLDLSSDETGIKLPHEDVIASKMAEQLGSSDIIAQTKDEGSADPLVKRKKRKRMGMCRLGERKRMVKEPMTSRGQEDETREVISEDGLSKVNSNNSFKNESNTEMEIAEISSLNACSVEDVQPDVQHGNELQILVESMSRVEEITHKVDPTTMHHADSDALERNKVECMDHGVHEGNIRVDPLLCAEMCKEITAQIGSMANVDLEEESTNVLDEEAVLKEAEASGSTSEVANYFEQHVSGEPSSPHGCDKYACVSEQCEEFNDFIDHKTLMSDIGEMCESLDDALVSATVSAESKANCEERSTWSLSLPPAPPGGEDKDVQVSFYRTPKAGELSFDTCHLKKQFREQLIFSYHMQNMKM from the exons ATGCCCAAAAGAAAATCAAAGACTACAG TGCTCAAAGCACCCAAGAGGACACAAACCAGAGCAAAGCAACAGAAAAGTGCTGAGGAAACAAATCTGCAGTCTGTTGAAGAAAATCAG ACGTCAAAATCAGAAAACAACTCCCACAATGCATCATGCTCATACAAGCTGGATGAGCCTCAAGTTGAACATAGTGCATTACAAGTAATTCAGACAACAGAATTCCCCAATGATCCCGGCTGTTCCCTGGAAATAAAAACAAGCCgcgatgataatgatgatgatggaaaTAACACAAATCCACCTGAGGTCTCTCATGAGAATGAACAAACTGCAGTGATCACAATGCAAACACCAGATCCTGAAAACAGTGCCAAATACATCCTCTCCAAACCTATAAATGTGCAAACAGCCAATGTAGATCAGTGTAACACAGAGCTGGATGATGACGAGAGTGAAAACACAAACAATTCAAACCACGAGTCTCAGAAGATTCCAGACTTTCACTCTGAATTACTTGACTTATCATCAGACGAAACTGGGATTAAATTGCCACATGAGGATGTTATTGCATCCAAAATGGCGGAGCAATTGGGATCTTCAGATATCATAGCTCAGACCAAAGATGAAGGTTCTGCAGATCCTTTAgtaaagaggaaaaaaagaaagagaatggGAATGTGCAGGCTTGGAGAAAGAAAGAGGATGGTTAAGGAACCGATGACTAGCAGAGGACAGGAAGACGAGACAAGAGAAGTTATCAGTGAGGATGGTTTAAGTAAAGTTAACTCCAACAATTCTTTCAAAAATGAGAGCAATACAGAGATGGAAATTGCAGAGATCTCCTCCCTAAACGCTTGCTCTGTTGAAGATGTACAACCAGATGTTCAGCATGGAAATGAACTTCAGATATTGGTTGAAAGCATGTCTAGGGTGGAAGAAATTACACATAAAGTTGACCCAACAACCATGCATCATGCTGATTCTGATGCTCTTGAGCGAAACAAAGTTGAATGCATGGATCATGGTGTTCATGAAGGAAATATTAGAGTAGATCCACTGTTGTGCGCTGAAATGTGCAAGGAAATCACAGCTCAGATTGGTAGCATGGCAAATGTAGATCTTGAGGAGGAGTCTACCAACGTTTTGGATGAAGAAGCAGTTTTAAAAGAGGCTGAAGCTTCAGGATCTACTTCTGAGGTTGCTAATTATTTTGAACAACATGTAAGCGGTGAACCTTCCAGTCCCCATGGATGTGACAAGTATGCCTGTGTTAGTGAGCAGTGTGAGGAGTTCAATGATTTCATAGATCATAAGACGTTAATGAGTGATATAGGAGAGATGTGCGAGTCTTTGGACGATGCTCTGGTTTCTGCTACAGTATCTGCTGAGAGCAAAGCAAACTGTGAGGAAAGAAGCACGTGGAGTTTATCTTTGCCTCCAGCTCCACCTGGTGGTGAAGATAAAGATGTGCAAGTGAGTTTTTACAGAAcacctaaagcaggg gaactgagttttgACACCTGTCACCTAAAGAAACAGTTTAGAGAACAATTAATATTCAGTTACCacatgcaaaacatgaaaatgtgA